A segment of the Candidatus Izimaplasma bacterium HR1 genome:
GTGAAACGAGGTGCGATATCACTGAATAATTTTTGAAGTGCGTTTTTGTCATTACCAGCATCTAAGAAACGAACAATTTGAGCTGCTTGTCTTCTTGAAGCTAATGTATTTCTTTTACCTAGTGTAACCATTTTATCAGCTAATCTTTGTAATTCTTTAGCTTTAGTTTCTGTTGTAGTGATTCTTTCATGAATTATTAGTTGAGTAACTAGATCACGTAACATAGCTTTTCTTTGGTCACTTCTACGGTTTAATTTACTGTATCCTGCCATGTAAATTACCTCCTATTAGTGTCTTGCAAGTCCAAGACTAAGCTCATCAAGTTTTTGTTTAACTTCTTTAAGTGATTTCTTACCTAAATTACGTACTTTCATCATATCTTCTTCTGTTTTCTGAGTTAACTCTTCAACAGTGTTGATACCTGCACGTTTTAAACAGTTATAACTTCTTACTGATAAGTCTAAATCTTCTATTTGCATTTCTAAGATTTGAGAGTTTTGTTCATCTTCTCTCTCAATCATAAATTCTTCTTCTTTAACTTTTTCGCTTAGTTCTACCATTACTTCTAAATGTTCTATCATCATTTTTGAAGCGATTGAGATTGCTTTTTGTGGGCTAATGCTACCGTTAGTCCAAATTTCTAAAGTCAATTTGTCTTGGTTTGCATGTCCACTTGAAGCAGGTGATACATCGTAATTTACACGTTTAACTGGTGTGTAAATACTGTCAATTGGGATAATTCCGATTTGTGAACGGTTGATGTACTCTTTGTTTCCATCAGCATTCATATAACCAATCCCGCGACGTGCAGTCATGATCATTCTAAATTTTCCTTCATTTACAGTACAAATGTATTGATCTTCATTAATAATTGATACTTCATTATCACAAATAATGTCTTTTGCTGTAACTACGTGAGGTCCTTCGACATAGATTTCTAAACGTTTTTCTACGTTTGGATCATCATTATCGATGCTTAAAACAACATCTTTTAAGTTTAATACGATGCTTGTAACATCTTCTTCTACGCCATCAATTGATGAGAATTCATGTTGAACTCCATCGATTTCGCAGTTGATGATTGCTGCACCTGGTAAACTAGATAGTAAGATTCTACGAAGACTATTACCTAAAGTAACTCCGTATCCTCTTTCTAATGGTGAAACAACGAATTTTCCGTAAGTATTCTCTTCATTGATTACTTCAATATCGGTATTTGGTTTCTCGAATTTTAAATCTTTCAAATGAACAACCTCCCTAATTTCCTATTTATGTGGTCGTTTTGGTGGACGACATCCGTTATGTGGAA
Coding sequences within it:
- the rplQ gene encoding 50S ribosomal protein L17, whose amino-acid sequence is MAGYSKLNRRSDQRKAMLRDLVTQLIIHERITTTETKAKELQRLADKMVTLGKRNTLASRRQAAQIVRFLDAGNDKNALQKLFSDIAPRFTTRDGGYTRVLKLGPRRGDSTPMAIIEFVE
- the rpoA gene encoding DNA-directed RNA polymerase subunit alpha codes for the protein MKDLKFEKPNTDIEVINEENTYGKFVVSPLERGYGVTLGNSLRRILLSSLPGAAIINCEIDGVQHEFSSIDGVEEDVTSIVLNLKDVVLSIDNDDPNVEKRLEIYVEGPHVVTAKDIICDNEVSIINEDQYICTVNEGKFRMIMTARRGIGYMNADGNKEYINRSQIGIIPIDSIYTPVKRVNYDVSPASSGHANQDKLTLEIWTNGSISPQKAISIASKMMIEHLEVMVELSEKVKEEEFMIEREDEQNSQILEMQIEDLDLSVRSYNCLKRAGINTVEELTQKTEEDMMKVRNLGKKSLKEVKQKLDELSLGLARH